A DNA window from Zingiber officinale cultivar Zhangliang chromosome 3A, Zo_v1.1, whole genome shotgun sequence contains the following coding sequences:
- the LOC122051668 gene encoding probable 6-phosphogluconolactonase 4, chloroplastic → MASWAASGSPAALSYRLLRWRPSPICRFSATFSPPFSSAALDRSRRISLSAVCLSPLRSNRRPLPSPPAMASDETLAAKEKMGLLVFDTEEELSVSLAKYAVELSEKFIRERGAFTVVLSGGSLIKSLKKLTESPYSETLNWAKWHIFWVDERVVSKDHEDSNYKLAFDVFLSKVPIPPGQVCAINDALSAQGAAEDYETTLKHLVNIGVVVKSATGYPRFDLMLLGMGPDGHIASLFPSHPLVNVTDKWVTFIKDSPKPPPERITFTLPVINSSAYVALVVAGAGKASVVSKALGNEKTANVLPVEMVSLEDGELTWFTDKAAVSMLRDKLSL, encoded by the exons ATGGCTTCCTGGGCTGCCTCCGGCTCGCCTGCCGCACTAAGCTACCGCCTCCTCCGCTGGCGGCCGTCACCGATCTGTAGGTTTTCGGCGACCTTCTCTCCTCCTTTCTCATCGGCAGCCCTAGATCGGTCGAGGAGGATATCACTCTCTGCCGTCTGCCTGAGTCCGCTGCGATCTAATCGCAGACCGTTGCCCTCACCTCCTGCCATGGCTTCCGACGAGACTCTCGCGGCGAAGGAGAAGATGGGGTTGCTGGTCTTCGACACCGAGGAGGAGCTCTCCGTGTCGCTTGCGAAGTATGCAGTGGAGCTGTCGGAGAAGTTCATCCGCGAGAGAGGCGCTTTCACTGTGGTTCTCTCCGGCGGATCTCTCATCAAGTCCCTCAA GAAATTGACGGAGTCTCCTTACTCGGAAACACTAAATTGGGCAAAATGGCACATTTTCTGGGTGGATGAGAGGGTGGTTTCAAAGGATCACGAAGACAGCAATTATAAACTAGCATTTGATGTTTTTTTGTCTAAG GTCCCAATTCCACCTGGTCAAGTTTGTGCCATCAATGATGCCTTATCAGCCCAAGGTGCTGCTGAAGACTATGAGACCACTTTGAAGCATCTGGTCAACATCGGTGTGGTTGTCAAATCAGCAACTGGTTATCCTAGATTTGATCTGATGTTATTAGGAATGGGACCAGATGGTCATATTGCTTCCCTCTTTCCCAGCCACCCCCTCGTTAATGTGACAGATAAGTGGGTTACCTTCATAAAGGACTCTCCAAAGCCGCCACCAGAAAGGATTACATTCACTTTACCTGTAATCAATTCATCTGCTTATGTTGCATTGGTGGTTGCTGGAGCTGGGAAAGCTAGTGTCGTTAGCAAAGCTCTGGGCAATGAGAAAACTGCTAATGTGCTGCCTGTTGAGATGGTTTCCCTTGAAGATGGAGAGTTAACATGGTTTACTGATAAAGCAGCAGTCTCAATGCTCCGAGATAAGCTAAGCCTGTAA